Proteins from one Juglans microcarpa x Juglans regia isolate MS1-56 chromosome 1S, Jm3101_v1.0, whole genome shotgun sequence genomic window:
- the LOC121246770 gene encoding SAC3 family protein B isoform X5: protein MAYQNQSSVSPYLGSYASGRGFLTNNEGVQVLKRNRSPPLPSGSEVPREDSHFSGNGSRRSKFVSATDSQIHLRFPTPAINPDSEVVATKRTSSPALKRTRSPSSLPSGQLFPENSFSTQDNTEREMEAKAKRLARFKVELSQNVQGSPDFADQLDSANRNEESIAERKKYAGNQSAELTGDFSHAHVLSDFDGHEPSTIIIGMCPDMCPESERAERERKGDLDQYERVGGDRNQTSKSLAVKKYTRTAEREASLIRPMPILQETIDYLLNLLDQPYDDRFLGIYNFLWDRMRAIRMDLRMQHIFDHGAILMLEQMIRLHIIAMHELCEHTKGEGFSEGFDAHLNIEQMNKTSVELFQIYDDHRKKGISVPTEKEFRGYYALLKLDKHPGYKVEAAELSLDLAKMTPEIRQTPEVLFARDVARSCRTGNFIAFFRLARRASYLQACLMHAHFAKLRTLALASLHSGLQNNQGLPVSHVAKWLGMEVEDIESLLQYHGFSIKVFEEPYMMKEGPFLNRDKDYPTKCSELVYLKRSRSIVEDVLPPTQAISLPAEAVSIPSDERESSVCTSNEEMADLETFSSSTDSQQRQPVIISPTFTKQSQNDHQTAGASNPPWGFSLSHSSPKSQLAKVGIVAKQNFDDLFRDSLKRNMHFHKEAMTLQDVSKTAVKERYSDGKKDCEVEKIGSPRVVINRLEDAEPSDIHKENTYQNDIHKENDISTVPANDHAEEAAEAKLKLFLRLWKRRCAKRREFRKQMQVAANAALDSLSLGPPIQQKKEQPSNFGEFDIDHVMRERHKKHAESWSRLNVSDVIAGTLSKRNPDAKCLCWKIIVCSQMNNLEKVKLEQRSQVALPAAWLLSKLMPSSKNEDDNDLLMSSPGLSIWSKWVPSRDGAYQTCCLSVVKETEFDILDETVSGASAVLFLVSEKVPWKHQRVRLQDLLMSIPSGSCLPLLILSCSNKEETSDSFSIVANELDLYNIDKSRISSFRVVPLVLNLQMEHADGFFSDEQLREGLKWLASESPLQPALHNLRTRELVLSHLNSSLEVLERKNDFEVGPNNCISAFNEALDCSLEKINATAIADPIGWPCPEIALLEESSDERRSVKWYLPKIGWNSLGKIEPLLCALRDSKLPSFTDDISWLARGSYMGKEIKNQRLMLENCLIRYLTQSSKMMRYEQAMKEASIVLQKNARLELYNSSYRIVPNWVMIFRRIFNWRLMNLSSGTFSVAYVLECHIAPPVAGDVDMLRLEGSLTSPYYTSHPSLDEIIEVGCSPLSLGGGQPPPEQLQPLAWMPLHGEACEAAEDERGLKQDGNLAIPTYMSYRLDNTSTEIMVGGEASKETENLSKLLEQCDIMQNMLHKKLSIYF from the exons ATGGCTTATCAAAACCAATCCTCGGTCTCACCTTATTTAGGTTCGTATGCCTCTGGAAGAGGCTTTTTAACTAATAATGAGGGTGTTCAAGTCTTGAAAAGAAACAGATCCCCACCTTTACCATCTGGGAGTGAAGTGCCacgggaagattcacatttttcTGGAAATGGCTCTAGAAG GTCAAAATTTGTTTCTGCCACTGATTCTCAAATTCATCTAAGGTTTCCAACTCCTGCAATCAATCCTGATTCTGAAGTTGTGGCAACCAAGCGCACCAGCTCCCCTGCTCTCAAAAGAACAAGGTCACCTTCTTCACTTCCTAGCGGTCAACTCTTTCCAGAAAACTCCTTTTCCACCCAAGACAATACTGAACG AGAGATGGAAGCCAAGGCAAAGCGATTGGCCCGTTTCAAGGTTGAATTAAGTCAAAATGTGCAAGGCAGTCCTGATTTTGCAGACCAACTAGATTCTGCAAATAGAAATGAAGAGTCTATAGCAGAGAGGAAAAAATATGCTGGAAACCAGTCTGCAGAACTGACAGGGGATTTCTCCCATGCCCATGTTTTATCTGATTTTGATGGCCATGAACCATCTACTATTATTATTGGAATGTGTCCAGACATGTGTCCAG AGTCAGAAAGGGCAGAACGTGAAAGAAAGGGAGATCTAGACCAGTATGAACGAGTGGGTGGCGATAGAAACCAAACCAGCAAATCCCTTGCTGTAAAGAAG TATACTAGGACAGCTGAGAGGGAGGCGAGTTTGATACGGCCCATGCCAATCCTGCAGGAGACAATTGATTATCTGCTTAATTTGCTAGATCAGCCATATGATGACAGGTTTCTTGGCATATATAACTTCTTGTGGGATAGGATGAGGGCAATCCGAATGGACCTGAGGATGCAGCACATTTTCGACCACGGGGCTATTCTTATGCTGGAGCAGATG ATAAGACTTCACATAATTGCGATGCATGAATTATGTGAACACACCAAAGGAGAAGGCTTTTCTGAGGGATTTGATGCACACCTCAACATTGAACAGATGAATAAAACATCAGTTGAGTTGTTCCAAATCTATGATGATCACAGAAAGAAAGGCATAAGTGTGCCGACAGAAAAAGAGTTCCGGGGTTATTATGCACTTCTCAAACTGGACAAACATCCTGGATATAAA GTTGAAGCTGCAGAGCTCTCACTCGATCTTGCAAAAATGACTCCAGAGATAAGACAGACTCCAGAAGTGCTATTTGCCCGTGATGTGGCAAG GTCTTGCAGAACAGGTAATTTTATTGCCTTCTTCCGGCTTGCAAGAAGGGCGAGTTACCTTCAAGCATGCCTTATGCATGCTCACTTCGCAAAG CTACGCACCCTGGCACTTGCTTCTCTACACTCGGGACTACAGAATAACCAAGGTCTTCCTGTTTCCCATGTTGCTAAGTGGCTTGGGATGGAG GTAGAGGACATTGAAAGTCTCCTACAGTATCATGGGTTCTCAATAAAGGTATTTGAGGAGCCTTATATGATGAAGGAAGGCCCATTTCTCAATCGGGATAAGGACTATCCTACCAAGTGTTCTgaacttgtttatttgaaaaggTCAAGGAGTATAGTTGAGGATGTTTTACCTCCAACACAAGCCATATCATTACCTGCTGAAGCCGTATCTATCCCTTCTGATGAAAGGGAAAGTTCTGTCTGTACAAGTAATGAAGAAATGGCTGATCTTGAAACCTTTTCATCCTCAACTGATAGCCAACAACGGCAGCCAGTAATCATCTCTCCAACATTTACCAAACAGAGTCAAAATGACCATCAGACAGCTGGAGCCTCTAATCCGCCTTGGGGTTTTTCGTTATCCCACAGTTCCCCTAAATCCCAGCTTGCTAAAGTTGGAATTGtagcaaaacaaaattttgatgATCTTTTCAGAGACTCCCTTAAAAGAAACATGCATTTTCACAAGGAAGCAATGACGCTGCAGGATGTGTCAAAAACAGCTGTCAAAGAGAGATACTCGGATGGCAAAAAGGATTGTGAGGTGGAAAAAATTGGCTCCCCAAGGGTGGTTATTAATCGTTTGGAAGATGCAGAACCTTCAGATATTCATAAAGAAAATACTTATCAAAATGACAttcataaagaaaatgatattagCACAGTTCCGGCAAATGATCATGCCGAAGAAGCTGCTGAGGCAAAACTCAAGTTGTTCTTAAG GTTATGGAAGCGGCGTTGTGCAAAGCGACGGGAGTTCCGCAAACAAATGCAGGTAGCAGCAAATGCTGCATTAGACTCATTATCATTGGGGCCGCCGATTCAACAGAAAAAGGAG CAACCGAGCAATTTTGGCGAGTTTGACATTGATCATGTTATGCGGGAGAGACATAAAAAGCATGCAGAATCATGGTCAAGACTTAATGTTTCAGATGTCATAGCTGGTACACTGAGCAAAAGAAATCCAGATGCTAAATGCCTATGCTGGAAAATTATTGTATGTTCTCAGATGAACAACCTGGAAAAAGTTAAATTGGAGCAGAGGAGCCAAGTTGCTTTGCCTGCGGCATGGTTGCTTTCAAAACTCATGCCTTCCAGCAAAAATGAAGATGATAATGATCTGTTGATGTCATCTCCTGGGCTGTCAATATGGAGCAAATGGGTTCCTAGCCGAGATGGTGCATATCAGACCTGCTGCTTGTCTGTTGTAAAGGAAACAGAATTTGATATTCTAGATGAGACAGTATCTGGTGCAAGTGCGGTATTGTTCCTTGTATCTGAAAAGGTCCCATGGAAGCATCAAAGAGTCCGGCTTCAGGACCTTCTAATGTCAATACCTTCTGGTTCTTGCCTGCCCCTTCTGATTTTAAGTTGCTCAAACAAGGAAGAGACTTCAGATTCTTTCTCTATTGTGGCAAATGAATTGGACCTTTATAATATCGACAAGTCAAGGATAAGTAGCTTTCGGGTTGTTCCCCTCGTTTTGAATCTCCAGATGGAACATGCAGATGGGTTTTTTAGTGACGAGCAATTAAGGGAAGGACTAAAATGGCTGGCAAGTGAATCACCCCTGCAACCTGCCCTGCATAATTTGAGAACACGAGAACTGGTTCTTTCTCACTTGAATTCTTCATTGGAGGTGCTTGAGAGAAAGAATGATTTTGAAGTGGGTCCTAATAATTGTATCTCTGCCTTCAATGAAGCCCTGGATTGTTCCTTGGAAAAAATCAATGCTACTGCAATCGCAGATCCTATTGGCTGGCCTTGTCCTGAGATTGCTTTGCTGGAGGAGTCTAGTGATGAACGCAGAAGTGTGAAGTGGTACTTACCGAAAATAGGATGGAATTCACTGGGAAAAATTGAACCACTGCTGTGTGCTCTAAGGGACTCTAAACTTCCATCTTTTACTGACGATATATCCTGGTTGGCCAGAGGATCTTATATGGGTAAGGAGATTAAGAACCAGAGATTAATGCTTGAAAATTGCTTGATCAGATACCTGACGCAATCAAGTAAGATGATGAGATATGAGCAGGCAATGAAGGAGGCATCCATAGTGCTACAAAAAAATGCTCGCCTTGAGCTTTATAACTCGAGTTACCGTATTGTTCCAAACTGGGTTATGATTTTCCGCAGAATTTTCAATTGGCGGTTAATGAATTTATCCAGTGGAACCTTCTCCGTGGCCTATGTTTTGGAGTGTCATATAGCTCCTCCTGTTGCGGGAGATGTTGATATGTTGAGGCTTGAAGGGAGTTTAACTTCACCTTATTATACGAGTCATCCATCGCTGGATGAAATAATTGAAGTTGGCTGCAGCCCCTTGTCACTGGGTGGGGGTCAGCCACCGCCAGAGCAGTTACAACCTCTTGCATGGATGCCCTTGCATGGTGAGGCTTGCGAGGCTGCTGAGGATGAAAG
- the LOC121246770 gene encoding SAC3 family protein B isoform X3, which yields MYSAYTGFGKDSGPNRPPESHVPNFGSFSRPPSDSPSTPLFPLPAPLRSPSPRAPGTLQRVPSPPLALESSGPAVSSAYQRSLGVRRGPEAALPRPLTLESYHSAASPPYSSAGVHRGPEAGFSRPLALESTCSTASPPNSSTGVHGQQFLHTDRPASFLTSLGNRPILPGSYANSMAYQNQSSVSPYLGSYASGRGFLTNNEGVQVLKRNRSPPLPSGSEVPREDSHFSGNGSRRFPTPAINPDSEVVATKRTSSPALKRTRSPSSLPSGQLFPENSFSTQDNTEREMEAKAKRLARFKVELSQNVQGSPDFADQLDSANRNEESIAERKKYAGNQSAELTGDFSHAHVLSDFDGHEPSTIIIGMCPDMCPESERAERERKGDLDQYERVGGDRNQTSKSLAVKKYTRTAEREASLIRPMPILQETIDYLLNLLDQPYDDRFLGIYNFLWDRMRAIRMDLRMQHIFDHGAILMLEQMIRLHIIAMHELCEHTKGEGFSEGFDAHLNIEQMNKTSVELFQIYDDHRKKGISVPTEKEFRGYYALLKLDKHPGYKVEAAELSLDLAKMTPEIRQTPEVLFARDVARSCRTGNFIAFFRLARRASYLQACLMHAHFAKLRTLALASLHSGLQNNQGLPVSHVAKWLGMEVEDIESLLQYHGFSIKVFEEPYMMKEGPFLNRDKDYPTKCSELVYLKRSRSIVEDVLPPTQAISLPAEAVSIPSDERESSVCTSNEEMADLETFSSSTDSQQRQPVIISPTFTKQSQNDHQTAGASNPPWGFSLSHSSPKSQLAKVGIVAKQNFDDLFRDSLKRNMHFHKEAMTLQDVSKTAVKERYSDGKKDCEVEKIGSPRVVINRLEDAEPSDIHKENTYQNDIHKENDISTVPANDHAEEAAEAKLKLFLRLWKRRCAKRREFRKQMQVAANAALDSLSLGPPIQQKKEQPSNFGEFDIDHVMRERHKKHAESWSRLNVSDVIAGTLSKRNPDAKCLCWKIIVCSQMNNLEKVKLEQRSQVALPAAWLLSKLMPSSKNEDDNDLLMSSPGLSIWSKWVPSRDGAYQTCCLSVVKETEFDILDETVSGASAVLFLVSEKVPWKHQRVRLQDLLMSIPSGSCLPLLILSCSNKEETSDSFSIVANELDLYNIDKSRISSFRVVPLVLNLQMEHADGFFSDEQLREGLKWLASESPLQPALHNLRTRELVLSHLNSSLEVLERKNDFEVGPNNCISAFNEALDCSLEKINATAIADPIGWPCPEIALLEESSDERRSVKWYLPKIGWNSLGKIEPLLCALRDSKLPSFTDDISWLARGSYMGKEIKNQRLMLENCLIRYLTQSSKMMRYEQAMKEASIVLQKNARLELYNSSYRIVPNWVMIFRRIFNWRLMNLSSGTFSVAYVLECHIAPPVAGDVDMLRLEGSLTSPYYTSHPSLDEIIEVGCSPLSLGGGQPPPEQLQPLAWMPLHGEACEAAEDERGLKQDGNLAIPTYMSYRLDNTSTEIMVGGEASKETENLSKLLEQCDIMQNMLHKKLSIYF from the exons ATGTACTCGGCGTATACGGGATTTGGCAAGGATTCTGGTCCAAATCGACCACCGGAATCTCACGTACCCAACTTTGGATCTTTCTCTCGCCCCCCTTCTGACTCTCCTTCTACTCCACTCTTTCCCCTTCCTGCCCCTCTGCGATCTCCCAGTCCCAG GGCACCTGGAACTCTACAGAGAGTGCCATCGCCTCCTTTGGCTTTAGAGAGCAGCGGCCCTGCAGTCAGTTCTGCTTACCAAAGATCTCTTGGAGTTCGTAG GGGACCTGAAGCTGCATTGCCACGCCCACTAACTCTTGAGAGCTACCATTCTGCTGCGAGTCCTCCTTATTCATCCGCAGGAGTCCATAG GGGACCTGAAGCTGGGTTTTCACGTCCATTAGCTCTTGAAAGCACCTGTTCTACTGCAAGTCCTCCTAATTCATCCACAGGAGTCCATGGGCAACAATTCTTGCACACTGATAG GCCTGCTTCATTTTTGACTTCATTGGGTAATAGGCCCATATTGCCTGGCAGTTATGCCAACTCTATGGCTTATCAAAACCAATCCTCGGTCTCACCTTATTTAGGTTCGTATGCCTCTGGAAGAGGCTTTTTAACTAATAATGAGGGTGTTCAAGTCTTGAAAAGAAACAGATCCCCACCTTTACCATCTGGGAGTGAAGTGCCacgggaagattcacatttttcTGGAAATGGCTCTAGAAG GTTTCCAACTCCTGCAATCAATCCTGATTCTGAAGTTGTGGCAACCAAGCGCACCAGCTCCCCTGCTCTCAAAAGAACAAGGTCACCTTCTTCACTTCCTAGCGGTCAACTCTTTCCAGAAAACTCCTTTTCCACCCAAGACAATACTGAACG AGAGATGGAAGCCAAGGCAAAGCGATTGGCCCGTTTCAAGGTTGAATTAAGTCAAAATGTGCAAGGCAGTCCTGATTTTGCAGACCAACTAGATTCTGCAAATAGAAATGAAGAGTCTATAGCAGAGAGGAAAAAATATGCTGGAAACCAGTCTGCAGAACTGACAGGGGATTTCTCCCATGCCCATGTTTTATCTGATTTTGATGGCCATGAACCATCTACTATTATTATTGGAATGTGTCCAGACATGTGTCCAG AGTCAGAAAGGGCAGAACGTGAAAGAAAGGGAGATCTAGACCAGTATGAACGAGTGGGTGGCGATAGAAACCAAACCAGCAAATCCCTTGCTGTAAAGAAG TATACTAGGACAGCTGAGAGGGAGGCGAGTTTGATACGGCCCATGCCAATCCTGCAGGAGACAATTGATTATCTGCTTAATTTGCTAGATCAGCCATATGATGACAGGTTTCTTGGCATATATAACTTCTTGTGGGATAGGATGAGGGCAATCCGAATGGACCTGAGGATGCAGCACATTTTCGACCACGGGGCTATTCTTATGCTGGAGCAGATG ATAAGACTTCACATAATTGCGATGCATGAATTATGTGAACACACCAAAGGAGAAGGCTTTTCTGAGGGATTTGATGCACACCTCAACATTGAACAGATGAATAAAACATCAGTTGAGTTGTTCCAAATCTATGATGATCACAGAAAGAAAGGCATAAGTGTGCCGACAGAAAAAGAGTTCCGGGGTTATTATGCACTTCTCAAACTGGACAAACATCCTGGATATAAA GTTGAAGCTGCAGAGCTCTCACTCGATCTTGCAAAAATGACTCCAGAGATAAGACAGACTCCAGAAGTGCTATTTGCCCGTGATGTGGCAAG GTCTTGCAGAACAGGTAATTTTATTGCCTTCTTCCGGCTTGCAAGAAGGGCGAGTTACCTTCAAGCATGCCTTATGCATGCTCACTTCGCAAAG CTACGCACCCTGGCACTTGCTTCTCTACACTCGGGACTACAGAATAACCAAGGTCTTCCTGTTTCCCATGTTGCTAAGTGGCTTGGGATGGAG GTAGAGGACATTGAAAGTCTCCTACAGTATCATGGGTTCTCAATAAAGGTATTTGAGGAGCCTTATATGATGAAGGAAGGCCCATTTCTCAATCGGGATAAGGACTATCCTACCAAGTGTTCTgaacttgtttatttgaaaaggTCAAGGAGTATAGTTGAGGATGTTTTACCTCCAACACAAGCCATATCATTACCTGCTGAAGCCGTATCTATCCCTTCTGATGAAAGGGAAAGTTCTGTCTGTACAAGTAATGAAGAAATGGCTGATCTTGAAACCTTTTCATCCTCAACTGATAGCCAACAACGGCAGCCAGTAATCATCTCTCCAACATTTACCAAACAGAGTCAAAATGACCATCAGACAGCTGGAGCCTCTAATCCGCCTTGGGGTTTTTCGTTATCCCACAGTTCCCCTAAATCCCAGCTTGCTAAAGTTGGAATTGtagcaaaacaaaattttgatgATCTTTTCAGAGACTCCCTTAAAAGAAACATGCATTTTCACAAGGAAGCAATGACGCTGCAGGATGTGTCAAAAACAGCTGTCAAAGAGAGATACTCGGATGGCAAAAAGGATTGTGAGGTGGAAAAAATTGGCTCCCCAAGGGTGGTTATTAATCGTTTGGAAGATGCAGAACCTTCAGATATTCATAAAGAAAATACTTATCAAAATGACAttcataaagaaaatgatattagCACAGTTCCGGCAAATGATCATGCCGAAGAAGCTGCTGAGGCAAAACTCAAGTTGTTCTTAAG GTTATGGAAGCGGCGTTGTGCAAAGCGACGGGAGTTCCGCAAACAAATGCAGGTAGCAGCAAATGCTGCATTAGACTCATTATCATTGGGGCCGCCGATTCAACAGAAAAAGGAG CAACCGAGCAATTTTGGCGAGTTTGACATTGATCATGTTATGCGGGAGAGACATAAAAAGCATGCAGAATCATGGTCAAGACTTAATGTTTCAGATGTCATAGCTGGTACACTGAGCAAAAGAAATCCAGATGCTAAATGCCTATGCTGGAAAATTATTGTATGTTCTCAGATGAACAACCTGGAAAAAGTTAAATTGGAGCAGAGGAGCCAAGTTGCTTTGCCTGCGGCATGGTTGCTTTCAAAACTCATGCCTTCCAGCAAAAATGAAGATGATAATGATCTGTTGATGTCATCTCCTGGGCTGTCAATATGGAGCAAATGGGTTCCTAGCCGAGATGGTGCATATCAGACCTGCTGCTTGTCTGTTGTAAAGGAAACAGAATTTGATATTCTAGATGAGACAGTATCTGGTGCAAGTGCGGTATTGTTCCTTGTATCTGAAAAGGTCCCATGGAAGCATCAAAGAGTCCGGCTTCAGGACCTTCTAATGTCAATACCTTCTGGTTCTTGCCTGCCCCTTCTGATTTTAAGTTGCTCAAACAAGGAAGAGACTTCAGATTCTTTCTCTATTGTGGCAAATGAATTGGACCTTTATAATATCGACAAGTCAAGGATAAGTAGCTTTCGGGTTGTTCCCCTCGTTTTGAATCTCCAGATGGAACATGCAGATGGGTTTTTTAGTGACGAGCAATTAAGGGAAGGACTAAAATGGCTGGCAAGTGAATCACCCCTGCAACCTGCCCTGCATAATTTGAGAACACGAGAACTGGTTCTTTCTCACTTGAATTCTTCATTGGAGGTGCTTGAGAGAAAGAATGATTTTGAAGTGGGTCCTAATAATTGTATCTCTGCCTTCAATGAAGCCCTGGATTGTTCCTTGGAAAAAATCAATGCTACTGCAATCGCAGATCCTATTGGCTGGCCTTGTCCTGAGATTGCTTTGCTGGAGGAGTCTAGTGATGAACGCAGAAGTGTGAAGTGGTACTTACCGAAAATAGGATGGAATTCACTGGGAAAAATTGAACCACTGCTGTGTGCTCTAAGGGACTCTAAACTTCCATCTTTTACTGACGATATATCCTGGTTGGCCAGAGGATCTTATATGGGTAAGGAGATTAAGAACCAGAGATTAATGCTTGAAAATTGCTTGATCAGATACCTGACGCAATCAAGTAAGATGATGAGATATGAGCAGGCAATGAAGGAGGCATCCATAGTGCTACAAAAAAATGCTCGCCTTGAGCTTTATAACTCGAGTTACCGTATTGTTCCAAACTGGGTTATGATTTTCCGCAGAATTTTCAATTGGCGGTTAATGAATTTATCCAGTGGAACCTTCTCCGTGGCCTATGTTTTGGAGTGTCATATAGCTCCTCCTGTTGCGGGAGATGTTGATATGTTGAGGCTTGAAGGGAGTTTAACTTCACCTTATTATACGAGTCATCCATCGCTGGATGAAATAATTGAAGTTGGCTGCAGCCCCTTGTCACTGGGTGGGGGTCAGCCACCGCCAGAGCAGTTACAACCTCTTGCATGGATGCCCTTGCATGGTGAGGCTTGCGAGGCTGCTGAGGATGAAAG